In Phocoena phocoena chromosome 3, mPhoPho1.1, whole genome shotgun sequence, a single window of DNA contains:
- the PCDHGA5 gene encoding protocadherin gamma-A5 translates to MADPLRGWGCRELFLLSMLLGTLWGAGAGQIRYSVPEELEKGSFVGNIAKDLGLEPWELAERGVRIVSRGRTQLFALNPRSGSLVTAGRTDREELCAQSARCLLSFNILVESKMKMYGVEVEIIDINDNFPRFRDEEVKVKVNENAAVGTRLVLPFARDADVGVNSLQSYQLSSNMHFSLAEKSDTDGQKYPELVLEQPLDREKVAVHDLLLTALDGGDPVLSGTTHIRVMVLDANDNAPLFTQSEYRVSVPENIALGTRLLTLTATDPDEGINGKLTYSFRNEEDKISETFQLDSNLGEISTLQSLDYEESRFYHMEVVAQDGGALLASAKVLITVQDVNDNVPEVILTSLASSISEDCLPGTIIALFSVHDGDSGENGEIACSIPRNLPFKLEKSVDNYYHLLTTRALDREEISDYNITVTVTDCGNPPLSTENHISLKVTDINDNPPVFPHTLYYTYIPENNPRGISIFSVNAHDPDSGNNAQVTYSLAENKFQGTPLSSCVSINSDTGVLYALCSFDYEQVRELQLWVTASDSGDPPLSSNVSLSLFILDQNDNAPEILYPALPTDGSTGVELAPRSAEPGYLVTKVVAVDRDSGQNAWLSYRLLKASEPGLFALGLHTGELRTARALLDRDAFKQSLVVAVQDHGQPPLSATVTLTVAVADNIPDVLADLGSLKPSADPEDSSLTLYLVVAVAAVSCVFLAFVIALLALRLRRWHRSRVLQASVSGLAGAPASHFVGVDGVRAFLQTYSHEAWLTADSRGSHVIFPQPNYADTLISQESCEKSEPLLISEKINAKETELGVVQVSFLFSKYLSENLLAKTRPRSSSCSEILGII, encoded by the exons ATGGCGGATCCACTGAGGGGTTGGGGCTGCAGAGAGCTGTTCCTGCTCTCCATGCTGCTGGGGACGCTGTGGGGAGCCGGGGCCGGGCAGATCCGCTACTCGGTACCAGAGGAGCTGGAGAAAGGCTCCTTCGTGGGCAACATCGCCAAGGACCTGGGGCTGGAGCCCTGGGAGCTGGCGGAGCGGGGAGTCCGCATCGTCTCCAGAGGTAGGACGCAGCTCTTTGCTCTGAACCCGCGAAGCGGCAGCTTGGTCACCGCCGGCAGGACAGACCGGGAGGAGCTCTGCGCTCAGAGCGCGCGGTGTCTGCTGAGTTTTAACATCTTGGTTGagagtaaaatgaaaatgtatgggGTAGAAGTAGAAATAATCGATATTAATGATAACTTCCCGCGTTTCCGGGATGAGGAAGTAAAAGTAAAAGTTAATGAAAATGCGGCTGTGGGAACGCGGTTAGTACTTCCCTTTGCTCGAGATGCCGATGTGGGTGTGAACTCCCTCCAGAGTTACCAGCTCAGCTCCAATATGCACTTCTCTTTGGCCGAGAAAAGCGACACAGATGGACAGAAATATCCAGAGCTGGTACTGGAACAGCCGTTGGACCGAGAGAAAGTAGCTGTTCACGACCTCCTGCTCACAGCTTTAGATGGCGGAGACCCCGTACTCTCTGGTACCACGCACATCCGCGTGATGGTACTCGATGCAAACGATAATGCGCCCCTGTTCACTCAATCCGAGTACAGAGTGAGTGTTCCAGAGAACATAGCTCTCGGCACTCGGCTGCTCACACTAACCGCCACGGATCCAGATGAGGGAATAAATGGGAAATTGACCTACTCTTTTCGCAATGAAGAAGACAAAATTTCAGAGACTTTCCAACTTGATTCCAACTTGGGTGAAATCTCAACTCTGCAATCACTGGATTACGAAGAATCCAGATTCTATCACATGGAAGTGGTAGCTCAGGATGGAGGTGCTCTTCTTGCCAGCGCTAAGGTACTAATCACAGTTCAGGACGTGAATGACAATGTGCCTGAAGTGATCCTCACCTCTCTCGCCAGTTCCATCTCTGAAGACTGTCTTCCCGGAACGATAATTGCTCTGTTTAGCGTACATGATGGTGATTCTGGAGAGAATGGTGAGATTGCATGTTCTATTCCCAGGAACCTGCCTTTTAAATTGGAAAAGTCAGTTGATAATTACTATCACTTACTGACAACAAGAGCCCTGGACAGAGAAGAGATCTCAGATTACAACATCACAGTAACTGTCACTGACTGTGGAAATCCACCACTGTCTACAGAAAACCACATCTCCCTGAAAGTGACAGACATCAATGACAACCCTCCCGTTTTCCCTCACACCTTATACTACACCTACATCCCAGAAAACAACCCCAGAGGCATCTCGATCTTCTCTGTGAACGCCCATGACCCCGACAGCGGCAACAACGCACAGGTCACTTACTCTCTGGCTGAGAACAAATTTCAGGGAACGCCTCTATCATCCTGCGTCTCCATTAACTCTGACACTGGAGTCCTGTATGCACTGTGCTCTTTCGACTATGAGCAGGTTAGAGAACTGCAGCTGTGGGTGACAGCCAGTGACAGTGGGGACCCTCCACTCAGCAGCAACGTGTCTCTGAGCCTGTTCATCCTGGACCAGAACGATAACGCACCTGAAATTCTGTACCCCGCCCTCCCCACCGACGGTTCCACCGGTGTGGAGCTGGCACCCCGCTCTGCAGAGCCTGGTTACCTGGTGACCAAGGTGGTGGCTGTGGACAGAGACTCAGGCCAGAACGCCTGGCTGTCCTACCGCCTGCTCAAGGCCAGCGAGCCAGGACTCTTCGCGTTGGGGCTGCACACGGGCGAGTTGCGCACAGCGCGGGCCCTGCTGGACAGAGACGCGTTCAAGCAGAGCCTGGTGGTGGCGGTCCAGGACCACGGCCAGCCCCCTCTCTCGGCCACCGTCACGCTCACGGTGGCTGTGGCTGATAACATCCCAGATGTGCTGGCTGACTTGGGCAGCCTCAAACCCTCCGCCGACCCTGAGGACTCGAGCCTCACGCTGTACCTAGTGGTGGCGGTGGCCGCGGTCTCCTGCGTCTTCCTCGCATTTGTCATCGCGCTGCTGGCGCTCAGACTGCGGCGCTGGCACAGGTCGCGCGTGCTGCAGGCTTCCGTCAGCGGGTTGGCTGGCGCGCCCGCCTCTCACTTTGTGGGCGTGGACGGGGTGCGGGCTTTCCTGCAGACGTATTCGCACGAGGCCTGGCTCACCGCGGACTCGCGGGGGAGTCACGTGATCTTCCCGCAGCCCAACTACGCGGACACACTCATCAGCCAGGAGAGCTGTGAGAAAAGCGAGCCTCTCCTGATATCTGAGAAGATAAACGCAAAGGAAACAGAGCTAGGAGTTGTTCaggtgagttttcttttttct AAATATCTATccgagaatctgcttgccaagaCGCGTCCAAGGAGTAGCTCCTGCTCAGAAATTCTTGGGATCATTTAG
- the LOC136120274 gene encoding LOW QUALITY PROTEIN: protocadherin gamma-B3-like (The sequence of the model RefSeq protein was modified relative to this genomic sequence to represent the inferred CDS: inserted 1 base in 1 codon), producing MGNRLRSKRQAGRRRILFLFLLSLFCLALSEQVRYAIPEELARGWLVGNLAKDLGLGVRDLCTRNLRISAEKKFFTVSTENVDLLVIDRIDREQICGRKSMCVLEFEMVAEKPLNFFHITVEIQVNDNPPTFSRNVTELEISELALTGATFALESAQDSDVGVNSLQQYYLNPDPHFSLIRKENPDGSRYPELVVQAPLDREEQSCHHLVLTAVDGGEPARSCTTQIRVVVADANDNPPVFTQDMYRVSVQENLPLGSSVLRVMATDLDEGINAEITYASINISKAVRQLFKLDSETVELTTGLDFEERGSYTIGVEAKDGGRHTAHCKLQIGILDENDNAPEITLDSESKYIQEDAELGAVVALIKTHDLDSGFNGGNLCQLKGNFPFKIVQDTKNTYKLVTXALDREKTPEYNVTITATDKGKPPLSSKRSVTLKVADVNDNAPVFHQACYVVHVAENNPPGASNAQLSTSDPDLGPNSHVSYSIVTNDLKPRALSSYMSVSAQSDVVFAQRPFDHEQLRAFELTLQARDHGSPALSANVSLRVLVGDRNDNAPRVLYPAPGPDGSALFDMVPRAAQPGYLVTKVVAVDADSGHNAWLSYHVLQASEPGLFSVGLRTGEVRTARALGDRDAARQRLLVAVRDGGQPALSATATLLLVFADSLQEALPDLSDHSEPTDPQAELQFYLVVALALISVLFLLAVIMAVALSLRRSSSPATWNCFQTNFCSKTGPEVLPNYGEGALPYSYNLCAATHSSKTEFKFLNIKPENALPRDLLYNEASWLESTSNDNPQIACNSVNLQQVSYFKTFSSHKYN from the exons ATGGGAAACCGCTTGAGGTCGAAGCGCCAGGCTGGGCGGAGGcgaattttgtttctcttcctgctGTCTTTGTTCTGCCTGGCGCTTTCGGAGCAAGTCCGCTACGCTATTCCAGAGGAGCTGGCCAGGGGCTGGCTGGTGGGGAACCTCGCCAAGGATCTGGGGCTTGGTGTGCGAGATTTGTGTACACGGAACCTGCGGATTAGTGCAGAGAAGAAATTCTTCACAGTGAGCACGGAGAACGTAGACTTACTTGTGATCGATCGTATAGACCGAGAGCAGATTTGTGGCAGGAAGTCGATGTGTGTTCTGGAATTCGAAATGGTCGCTGAAAAGCCTTTGAACTTTTTTCATATAACCGTGGAGATTCAAGTCAACGACAACCCACCGACCTTTAGCCGAAATGTCACTGAGCTGGAAATCAGTGAACTGGCCCTAACTGGAGCCACCTTTGCCCTGGAATCTGCACAAGATTCAGATGTAGGTGTCAATTCCCTGCAGCAATACTACCTCAACCCCGACCCTCATTTCTCTTTGATCCGGAAGGAGAACCCAGACGGCAGTAGGTACCCAGAACTGGTAGTGCAGGCTCCCCTGGACAGAGAAGAGCAGTCCTGCCACCACCTGGTCCTCACGGCTGTGGATGGGGGTGAGCCAGCCAGAAGCTGCACTACGCAGATCAGGGTAGTTGTGGCAGATGCAAATGATAACCCCCCAGTGTTCACCCAGGACATGTACAGGGTCAGTGTTCAAGAGAACCTACCCCTGGGTTCCTCTGTGCTAAGAGTGATGGCCACTGACTTGGATGAGGGCATCAATGCTGAGATCACCTACGCTTCTATCAATATTAGTAAGGCAGTGAGACAGCTGTTCAAGCTGGACAGTGAAACAGTGGAACTCACCACTG GACTGGACTTTGAAGAGAGAGGGAGCTACACAATTGGGGTGGAAGCAAAGGATGGTGGACGTCACACTGCGCATTGCAAACTACAAATAGGTATTTTGGATGAAAATGACAATGCTCCCGAGATAACCCTGGATTCTGAATCTAAATATATACAAGAAGACGCTGAGCTGGGGGCTGTGGTTGCCTTGATCAAAACACATGATCTAGATTCTGGATTTAATGGGGGAAACTTATGCCAACTAAAAGGAAATTTCCCATTTAAAATAGTTCAAGATACAAAAAACACATACAAGCTGGTGA GAGCCTTAGATCGAGAGAAGACTCCGGAATACAATGTCACTATCACAGCTACTGACAAGGGCAAGCCGCCCCTCTCCTCTAAAAGAAGTGTCACCTTGAAAGTCGCTGATGTCAACGACAACGCTCCAGTTTTCCACCAGGCCTGCTACGTGGTCCACGTGGCCGAAAACAACCCGCCCGGCGCCTCCAACGCCCAACTTAGCACTTCAGATCCAGACTTGGGGCCCAACAGCCACGTCTCCTACTCCATCGTTACCAACGACCTGAAGCCGCGCGCGCTGTCGTCCTACATGTCCGTGAGCGCGCAGAGCGACGTGGTGTTCGCGCAGCGCCCCTTCGACCACGAGCAGCTGCGCGCCTTCGAGCTGACGCTGCAGGCCCGCGACCACGGCTCGCCCGCACTCAGCGCCAACGTGAGCCTGCGCGTGCTGGTGGGCGACCGCAACGACAACGCGCCCAGGGTGCTGTACCCGGCGCCGGGGCCCGACGGCTCGGCGCTCTTCGACATGGTGCCGCGCGCCGCGCAGCCCGGCTACCTGGTCACCAAGGTGGTGGCGGTGGACGCCGACTCTGGACACAACGCCTGGCTGTCCTACCACGTGCTGCAGGCCAGCGAGCCCGGACTCTTCAGCGTGGGGCTGCGCACGGGCGAGGTGCGCACGGCGCGGGCCCTGGGCGACAGGGACGCGGCCCGCCAGCGCCTGCTTGTTGCTGTGCGCGACGGGGGACAGCCGGCCCTCTCGGCCACCGCCACGCTGCTCCTGGTTTTCGCGGACAGCCTGCAGGAGGCGCTGCCGGACCTCAGTGACCACTCTGAGCCCACTGACCCCCAAGCTGAGCTGCAGTTTTACCTGGTGGTGGCCTTGGCCTTGATCTCGGTGCTCTTCCTCCTGGCAGTGATTATGGCGGTTGCCCTGAGTTTGCGACGCTCCTCCAGCCCTGCCACCTGGAATTGCTTTCAGACTAATTTTTGCTCCAAAACTGGACCCGAAGTTCTCCCCAACTATGGGGAAGGGGCTTTACCATATTCCTACAATCTGTGTGCTGCCACACATTCCTCAAAGACTGAGTTTAAATTTCTCAATATAAAGCCTGAAAATGCTCTACCACGAGATCTTCTGTATAATGAAGCCTCTTGGCTTGAAAGTACCAGTAATGACAATCCCCAAATTGCTTGTAATTCAGTCAATTTGCAACAGGTGAGTTACTTCAAAACCTTTTCCTCCCATAAGTATAATTAG
- the LOC136120275 gene encoding protocadherin gamma-A6-like — protein MAALQRRRHYSVFVLLFMLLGTLWEAGAGQIHYSIPEELDKVSFVGNIAKDLGLEPRELAERGVRIVHRGRTQLFALNPQSGSLVTAGRIDREELCAQSEPCLVSFNILVEDKLNLYPVEVEIVDINDNAPRFLREELEVKIIENAALSSRFPLMEVYDPDVGVNSLQGFKLSGNSHFSVDVPSEANGPKYPELVLERALDREREAIHRLVLTAMDGGDPVRSGVARILVTVLDANDNAPVFTQSVYRVSVPENLPVGTPVLSVNARDQDEGAHAEVTYSFVRITEKISKTFCLNVLTGEISTSANLDYEDSSFYELDVEARDRPGLQDRAKVLISILDVNDNVPEVVVTSGSRSVAESTLPGTVIVLFQVYDRDSGLNGLVTCSISRSLPFELEKSVDNYYRLVTNTVLDREQVSSYNITVTATDKGIPSLSTEMLISLNVADINDNPPVFPHTSYSVYIPENNPRGASIFSVTAHDPDSHENAQVTYSLAEDTIQGGPLSSYISINSDTGVLYALRSFDYEQFRDLQLRVIASDSGDPPLSSNVSLSIFVLDQNDNTPEILYPALPTDGSTGVELAPRSAEPGYLVTKVVAVDRDSGQNAWLSYRLLKASEPGLFAVGLHTGEVRTARALLDRDAFKQSLVVAVQDHGQPPLSATVTLTVAVADSLPDVLADLGSLEVPHDSDASGLTLYLVVAVAAVSCVFLAFVIVLLALRLRRWQRSHVLQASGGVPASLPASHFVGVDGVRAFLQTYSHEVSLTADSRSHVIFPQPNYADTLISQESCEKSEPLLIQEDFCKEQDSLVQRALRRHTGIQKHNRR, from the exons ATGGCGGCTCTGCAAAGGCGGCGGCACTACAGCGTATTTGTCCTGCTCTTCATGCTCCTGGGGACGCTGTGGGAGGCCGGGGCCGGGCAGATCCATTACTCCATTCCTGAGGAGCTGGACAAAGTCTCTTTCGTGGGCAACATTGCCAAGGATCTCGGGCTGGAGCCCCGGGAGCTGGCGGAGCGCGGAGTCCGCATAGTCCACAGAGGTAGGACGCAGCTTTTCGCTCTGAACCCGCAAAGCGGCAGTTTGGTCACCGCGGGCAGGATAGACCGGGAGGAGCTCTGCGCTCAGAGCGAACCGTGTCTGGTGAGTTTTAACATCCTTGTTGAGGATAAATTGAATCTTTATCCCGTGGAAGTGGAAATAGTGGACATTAACGACAATGCACCCCGATTCTTAAGGGAAGAATTGGAAGTGAAAATTATCGAAAACGCAGCCTTATCTTCTCGGTTTCCGCTAATGGAGGTCTATGACCCGGATGTGGGAGTGAACTCTCTCCAGGGCTTCAAGCTCAGCGGGAATAGTCACTTCTCAGTAGACGTGCCAAGCGAAGCCAATGGGCCCAAATACCCGGAGCTTGTGCTGGAGCGCGCCCTGGACCGGGAGAGAGAGGCCATTCACCGCCTGGTCCTTACTGCCATGGATGGTGGTGACCCTGTCCGCTCAGGTGTGGCTCGAATTCTGGTTACTGTCCTAGATGCAAATGACAACGCTCCAGTGTTTACTCAGTCTGTGTACCGTGTGAGTGTTCCTGAAAATCTTCCAGTAGGTACGCCAGTGTTGTCGGTAAATGCCAGGGACCAGGATGAAGGAGCCCACGCGGAAGTAACGTATTCCTTCGTGAGGATAACAGAAAAGATCTCAAAGACTTTCTGCTTGAATGTTTTGACTGGAGAAATATCAACTTCTGCAAATCTAGACTATGAAGACTCCAGCTTTTATGAGCTGGATGTTGAAGCCCGGGATCGGCCAGGTCTACAAGACAGAGCCAAAGTCTTAATATCTATCTTGGATGTGAATGACAATGTACCAGAAGTGGTAGTTACCTCTGGAAGCAGGTCAGTTGCTGAAAGTACACTGCCAGGCACAGTGattgttctttttcaagtatATGATCGAGACTCTGGACTGAATGGCCTGGTAACATGTTCTATCTCAAGAAGTCTGCCGTTTGAACTGGAAAAATCAGTAGACAATTATTATCGATTAGTGACGAATACAGTTCTAGATCGAGAGCAGGTGTCTTCGTACAACATCACTGTGACAGCCACAGACAAAGGAATTCCATCTCTGTCTACAGAAATGCTCATCTCCCTAAATGTGGCAGACATCAATGACAACCCGCCTGTCTTTCCCCACACCTCCTACTCTGTCTACATTCCTGAGAACAACCCCAGAGGTGCCTCCATCTTCTCAGTGACTGCACACGACCCTGACAGCCATGAGAATGCACAGGTCACCTACTCCCTAGCTGAAGACACCATCCAGGGGGGACCTCTATCCTCCTATATCTCCATCAACTCAGACACTGGAGTCCTGTATGCGTTGCGCTCCTTCGACTATGAGCAGTTCCGTGACCTGCAACTGAGAGTGATTGCAAGTGACAGCGGGGACCCGCCGCTCAGCAGCAACGTGTCTCTGAGCATATTCGTGCTGGACCAGAACGACAACACACCTGAGATTCTGTACCCTGCCCTCCCCACTGACGGTTCTACTGGTGTGGAGCTGGCACCCCGCTCCGCAGAGCCCGGATACCTGGTGACCAAGGTGGTGGCTGTGGACAGAGACTCGGGCCAGAACGCCTGGCTGTCCTACCGCCTGCTCAAGGCCAGCGAGCCAGGGCTCTTCGCGGTGGGGCTGCACACGGGCGAGGTGCGCACAGCGAGGGCCCTGCTGGACAGAGACGCGTTCAAGCAGAGCCTGGTGGTGGCGGTCCAGGACCACGGCCAGCCCCCTCTCTCCGCCACAGTCACTCTCACGGTGGCTGTGGCTGACAGCCTCCCAGATGTCCTGGCCGACTTGGGCAGCCTGGAGGTCCCGCACGACTCTGACGCTTCAGGCCTGACATTGTACCTGGTGGTGGCGGTGGCCGCGGTCTCCTGCGTCTTTCTTGCCTTTGTCATTGTGCTGCTGGCGCTCAGACTGCGGCGCTGGCAGAGATCGCACGTGCTGCAAGCTTCGGGAGGTGTACCAGCGAGCTTACCTGCATCTCACTTTGTGGGCGTGGACGGGGTGCGGGCTTTCCTGCAGACCTATTCCCACGAGGTCTCGCTCACCGCGGACTCGCGGAGTCACGTGATCTTTCCGCAGCCCAACTACGCGGACACGCTCATCAGCCAGGAGAGCTGTGAGAAAAGCGAACCTCTTTTGATTCAGGAAGATTTTTGTAAAGAGCAAGACTCCCTTGTTCAG AGGGCTCTACGCAGACATACTGGCATCCAGAAACACAACAGGAGATAG
- the LOC136120276 gene encoding protocadherin gamma-A7-like, producing MAARERGGDYTGFILLSILLGTQREVSAGRILYSIPEETDTGSFVGNIAKDLGLEPWELAERGVRIVSRGRTQLFALNPRSGSLVTAGRIDREELCAQSVRCLVNFNILMEDKMNLYPIEVEIMDVNDNTPKFLTEEMNVKIMENTSPGVRFPLNEARDPDVGTNSLQSYHLNPNRHFSLVVQTGEDGTKYPELVLERVLDREEVTAHHLLLTASDGGDPPRSGTARVQVTVVDVNDHAPVFSLPQYQVTVPENVPVGTRLLTVNAIDLDEGVNGEVTYSFRKITPKILQIFQLNSHTGELSTLDGLDYEESGYYEMEVQAQDGAGSMTRAKVLITVLDVNDNAPEMTVTSVSSSVPENTPPGTVIALFYLQDRDSGKNGQVTCTVSENLPFKLERSIDNYYRLVTAKNLDREKFSVYNITLKATDGGSPPLSTETHISLIVADTNDNPPAFPHSFYSVFVPENNPRGTSIFSVTACDPDSHENARVTYSISEDTLQGPSVSSYVSINSDTGVLYALRSFDYEQFRDLQLRVTASDSGDPPLSSNVSLSIFVLDQNDNTPEILYPALPTDGSTGVELAPRSAEPGYLVTKVVAVDRDSGQNAWLSYRLLKASDPGLFAVGLHTGEVRTARALLDRDALKQSLVVAVQDHGQPPLSATVTLTVAVADSIPDVLADLGSLERSADSSDSVLTLYLVMAVAAVSCVFLAFVVVLLALRLRRWHTSRLLQASGGGLQGVPASHFVGVDGVRAFLQTYSHEVSLTADSRGSQVIFPQPNYADTLISQESCENKDPLLTSIDFHECKDKAQRIQCGLWAPLLAKVESLVLATSSRRRSALSHLRLASLSTASSSGEEETLPDPPTPE from the exons ATGGCGGctcgggagaggggaggggactaCACAGGATTCATCCTGCTCTCCATCCTCCTGGGGACCCAGAGGGAAGTTTCGGCAGGACGTATTCTCTACTCCATTCCGGAGGAGACAGACACAGGGTCTTTTGTGGGTAATATCGCCAAGGACCTGGGGTTGGAGCCCTGGGAGCTGGCGGAGCGGGGAGTCCGCATCGTCTCCAGAGGTAGGACGCAGCTCTTTGCTCTGAATCCGCGAAGCGGCAGCTTGGTCACCGCGGGCAGGATAGACCGGGAGGAGCTCTGCGCACAGAGCGTGCGGTGTCTGGTGAACTTTAACATCCTGATGGAAGATAAAATGAATCTTTACCCTATAGAAGTGGAAATAATGGATGTTAATGACAACACTCCTAAATTCCTGACGGAAGAAATGAATGTGAAAATAATGGAGAATACATCTCCTGGGGTGCGATTTCCGTTAAATGAGGCTAGGGATCCGGATGTGGGCACGAACTCTCTCCAGAGCTACCATCTCAACCCCAATCGCCACTTCTCCCTGGTTGTGCAAACTGGAGAGGATGGAACTAAATATCCGGAATTAGTGCTGGAGCGCGTGCTGGACCGGGAGGAAGTGACAGCTCACCACCTCCTCCTCACAGCCTCTGACGGCGGTGATCCACCCAGATCCGGAACCGCCCGTGTCCAAGTAACAGTGGTGGACGTGAATGATCATGCGCCAGTCTTCTCTTTGCCCCAGTACCAAGTAACTGTCCCTGAGAACGTGCCAGTGGGCACAAGACTACTCACGGTAAATGCTATCGACCTGGATGAGGGAGTCAATGGGGAAGTGACATACTCTTTTAGGAAAATAACTCCAAAAATTCTACAGATATTCCAGCTGAACTCCCACACAGGAGAATTATCAACTTTAGATGGCCTAGATTATGAAGAATCTGGCTACTATGAAATGGAAGTTCAAGCTCAGGATGGTGCTGGTAGCATGACAAGGGCTAAAGTACTGATCACAGTTTTAGATGTGAATGACAATGCCCCGGAAATGACTGTAACATCTGTGAGCAGCTCAGTCCCTGAAAACACTCCTCCTGGAACAGTAATTGCTCTTTTCTACCTTCAAGACCGAGATTCTGGGAAAAATGGCCAGGTGACCTGCACTGTTTCAGAAAATCTGCCTTTTAAATTAGAAAGATCAATAGACAATTATTATAGATTGGTGACAGCAAAAAACCTAGACCGGGaaaaattttctgtatataacATCACACTGAAAGCCACAGATGGTGGAAGCCCGCCCTTGTCAACGGAAACTCACATCTCCTTGATTGTGGCAGACACCAACGACAACCCACCTGCCTTCCCCCACTCCTTCTACTCCGTCTTTGTGCCTGAGAACAACCCCAGAGGCACCTCCATCTTCTCTGTGACTGCATGTGACCCTGACAGCCACGAGAACGCCCGTGTCACATACTCCATATCTGAAGATACTCTCCAGGGGCCATCTGTATCCTCCTATGTTTCCATCAACTCAGACACTGGAGTCCTGTATGCGTTGCGATCCTTCGACTATGAGCAGTTCCGTGACCTGCAACTGAGAGTGACTGCAAGTGACAGCGGGGACCCGCCGCTCAGCAGCAACGTGTCTCTGAGCATATTCGTGCTGGACCAGAACGACAACACACCTGAGATTCTGTACCCCGCCCTCCCCACCGACGGTTCCACGGGTGTAGAGCTGGCACCCCGCTCTGCAGAGCCCGGCTACCTGGTGACCAAGGTGGTGGCTGTGGACAGAGACTCGGGCCAGAACGCCTGGCTGTCCTACCGCCTGCTCAAGGCCAGCGATCCAGGACTCTTCGCAGTGGGGCTGCACACGGGCGAGGTGCGCACAGCGAGGGCCCTGCTGGACAGAGACGCGCTCAAGCAGAGCCTGGTGGTGGCGGTCCAGGACCACGGCCAGCCCCCTCTCTCCGCCACAGTCACTCTCACGGTGGCTGTGGCTGACAGTATCCCAGATGTGCTGGCAGACCTGGGGAGTCTCGAGCGCTCCGCCGACTCTAGCGACTCCGTCCTCACGCTGTACCTGGTGATGGCCGTGGCCGCGGTGTCCTGCGTCTTTCTTGCCTTTGTTGTCGTTCTACTGGCGCTCAGGCTGAGGCGCTGGCACACGTCGCGCCTGCTCCAGGCTTCAGGAGGCGGGTTGCAGGGCGTGCCCGCCTCTCACTTTGTGGGTGTGGACGGGGTGCGGGCTTTCCTGCAGACCTATTCCCACGAGGTCTCGCTCACCGCGGACTCGCGGGGGAGTCAAGTGATCTTCCCGCAGCCCAACTACGCGGACACGCTCATCAGCCAGGAGAGCTGTGAGAATAAGGATCCCTTGTTAACATCCATAGATTTTCATGAATGTAAGGATAAAGCCCAACGTATTCAG TGCGGACTCTGGGCGCCGCTGTTGGCCAAAGTGGAGAGCTTGGTGCTGGCGACCTCCTCGCGCAGACGCAGCGCACTTTCCCATCTCAGACTCGCTAGCCTTTCCACCGCTTCCTCCTCTGGAGAAGAAGAAACCCTGCCTGACCCCCCCACGCCGGAATAA